A DNA window from Oryzias latipes chromosome 5, ASM223467v1 contains the following coding sequences:
- the LOC101154763 gene encoding cytochrome c oxidase subunit 6C-1 → MSLAKPMMRGLLAKRLRFHLPIAFGLAFVAAVAFKYTVTEPRKRAYADFYKQYDAVKEFNAMREAGVFQSVRPSGE, encoded by the exons ATGTCTCTGGCTAAGCCAATGATGAGAGGCCTGCTGGCGAAGCGGCTCAGGTTTCACCTGCCGATTGCGTTTGGTTTGGCGTTTGTGGCTGCGGTAGCCTTCAAG TACACAGTGACAGAACCCCGGAAACGAGCCTACGCCGACTTCTACAAGCAGTACGACGCGGTCAAAGAGTTCAACGCCATGCGGGAAGCAGGCGTCTTCCAGAGTGTTCGACCCTCTGGAGAGTGA